The region TTGAGCACTGAATCGTTTCTGAGCAAATTCTTCATGGCTCCGTAACTTTTTCTCAATCGGAATGACCGCTGCGATCGATACATGCCCTACGGGGCGATCGGAAGTCACCCGCTGAGCCGACAGGTTCAAAAGCCTGTCAGGCGGCAGAAGAAGGATGGAATCGCATGAGTCCCTGCCAAAACTGCCATGCCGGCTGCTGTCGCAGTTTTGCAGTTTCCATCACGGGAGCGGATATCATCCGCATCGAACGTGATCTCAAACTCAATTTCTGGGATTTCGTCTGCCGTTGGGAAGATCGCGAAGGGCTCATCACGCGCGGGCAGGCTCCACAGTTTTATTTTGACGATGAGCCAGAAGTTCCCTTTGCCATCTGCCTGATGCACAGTCAGAGCCAGTTTTTCCCACAATCGACCAAATGTCGATTTCTCATGGAAGGCGCACCGGATCGAGATTTCCCTCTCGGTGAAGCCCGATGTGGCATTTATGGCTCTCGACCATCGGCCTGCCGAATTTTTCCGACGAGACTGAGTTCATCGGGGCAGATCGCGGAAATTTACGACATCCCCTCACATGGTCGTCACGAACAGTTGCCAATCTACGAACTGTGTCCACGCCCATGGATCCCTGCCGATCTTGACCCGGTTCAAACCGTGGAAGATCTGGTCATCGCTCGCTTTGAACAGCTTTTTTTCCAGCAGCTGGCCAGAGTCTGGAATAAGTCTCCCCAAAGCTGGGCTTCGTTTCCGGACTTCATCCGCTTTGTTTATGAGAAACGACTGATCCGAAAAACGGCCGACGAACTGGAAGCCGAAATTCCCGCCACGATCCCTTTTTTCCGGGCGGCGTAATCCATCAACTTCGCACCGGCGGGCGGCCCTTTCGTGCTGATTACTGGCGAATTGGGCTCGTGCAGCCGAAGCGGGCTCAATCTTGCCAGCTGATGATTCAACTCAATGTCGCATGCCAAAAAGCGACATGTTGCAGGCAAGTATCGAAAATGTCATCCTTCCCGAATCTCAATTCAATCGAAGGGAAGCGGACATGCCAACACATCGATTTCGAATGATTCCTGCATTTCTCATGGGGATCATCATCGGACTGACAGGATTCAGCCCACTGTTTGCAGAAGAACTATCCAGCGAAGAAGAGTGCCGTCAGGCCGTTCAACTCGCCATGAATGCTCTTCAGGAAGGCAATATCCGTGAGTTTATTGCTGCTATTGAGAATTCCTCAGGTGAAGTGAACGAAGAAAAGCGACTTCGATTTGACGCCCTCACACAAAAGATCCATCAGGAAAAGATCAAACTGGCAGCACGTTATGGCGAACCGCTCGGAAAAGTCGAATTGCTGAAGACTGAGAAAATCTCGGATCGATTCATCCGCTACACAGTTCTCGAATATCACGAACGCTCAGCAGCTGTCTTTCGCATCACTTATTACCGACCACGCGAAAACTGGACATTTCACTTCCTGAACTGGACTGACGATCTCAACTCGCTCTACGAGAAGGCTCCCTGAACGTAATCCCATCACAATTGACGGCCTTCGAGACCACACAAAAGGCCTTCATCCGTGTGATTCGCCCTGTCCATTGGGCCAATCTTTCAACAGCCAATTGAACGTCATGACGAGTTCTGTTTACATATTAGATTCATTCACATCGACGCTCGGCACGAAATCAAAGAATCTGATCTCAACAATCACATCTGATTATTAAGGGATATCGCATGGGTGGAGGCGCACCTGCTGCGGCAGCCAAGTTCAGCACGATCCGATTGGGAGCGGGGGTCATCAAGGACTTCCCGATTAACAAACTGTTTCGGGCCATGGTCGATCTCAACAGCTCCGACTTGCACTTGCAGGTGGGCAAGCCCGCGATTCTCCGCATCAAAGGGGCATTGAAACCTCTGGATATGCCTCCCATCACCGAAGAGCAGATGAAGGAACTCTGCTGGCCGCTGATGGACGAACGCAACCAGGAGATCTTCATGAACACGGGCGGTGCCGACTATGCCCATGTCGTCGAGTACAAGGGTGAGCCGTGGCGTTTCCGCGTGAACATGTTCATCCAGACTGGGAAGGTAGGGATGGTCAGTCGTAAGATCGAGCGGTCGATCCCCAACTTCGAGGGGTTGTACCTCCCGCCGATCATGGAGGATCTCTGCCGGTACGACCAGGGGATGGTGCTGCTCGCCGGCGTGACGGGTTCGGGCAAATCGACCACCATCGCGTCGATGCTCGACTGGATCAATCACAACTTCGGCAAGCACATCCTGACGATCGAAGATCCCGTCGAATTCGTGTATACGGCCGACAAAAGCCTGATCAACCAGCGGGAAATCGGCCCCGATGTCTGCGATTTCCACACCGCGATGAAGCATGCCGTGCGGCAAGACCCCGACATCATGCTGGTGGGTGAGTTGCGCGACCGGGACACGTTCGAGACCGCCATCCATGCGGCAGAAACGGGCCACCTTGTATACGGCACGATCCACGCCTCGTCGGCTCCCTCGACGATCGGCCGTATTCTCGACCTGTTCCCGCAAAGCATGCACTCGGCGATCCGTTCGTCGATGGGCTTCAACATGAAGGCGATCGTCGCCCAGAAGCTGCTCCCCACGATTCGCGACAAACCCAAGCGCGTCCCCATCTGCGAGGTAATGCTGTTCAACGGCACCGTCCGCAAGCTGATCCTCGAAGAGCAGGATGAAAAACTGCCCGCCGCCATGCGGATCGGCAAGGCCGACGGCATGCAGTTGTTCAACGACAGCCTGTACCACTTCATCACGCAGGAATACGTGAGCCGGGCGGAGGCTTTTGAGATCAGCCCCAACGTGGAAGAGCTCAAAATGATGCTCAAGGGGATCGATGTGAAGGGCCCCGGGATTCTATAAGAGCTTCCACATTCTTCACGATACAACGGCTTTTCATCTTTCGGCAGGCTGGCCAGGACATCATCCATTTCAAAATTGCGGCATCGCAATTGTCGAGATCACAACTTTCGAGATCAGAAATCAGTCATCGTCAGAGAGACGCAAAGCATGTCTAAACTCTTTACGACCGTTCTCACCCCACTGTTTCCTCTTCTGCTGATATTAGGTGTTTTCCTGAATCCACAGAGTGCATCCGTGGCTCAGGAAAAAAAACCGCACCCGCAGGAGCAACTCGATACGACAATTGCCGAGATGATTCGCCTGTTACAGGAAAAGGAGCATAAAAAACTGATTCTGGAATTTTCGATTCCTGAGGAACTTGAGGTTCTCAAGCAGACGAATAACGTCGATGCCCTCTTTGATGCTTTTGCAAAAAATGGTGCCCCAAAACTTCTTAATGCTTTGAAAAAGGCCGCTGAACTCAAGCCCGTCATGAGTGAAGATGGCCTAGTCGCAGAGTTCATTTTTCCTGAAGAGATTAACGGGAATAAGAAAATGTTCTTCAAAAAAATCGACAAAAAGTGGTATCTGCAAAACCGCACAAGTTAACCAACTGCCTCTCGCCCAAACAACCTCTTTAACGTCATTTTATTGAGCTATAAAGCTTATCTTTAACACTGGATCGCTCCTGTGACCGTGACCCTTGAGACTGATCCACGCTTTGCCTTTGGTGCCAACTGGTGGAGATTTCTCTCTCGCCTGACCGAACCGCAAATCGCCACTGCTGAACAATCGATTCAAAAGCTGTTCCATCGCGAACGGCTGGATGGCCTGACGTTTCTCGATGTTGGCTCGGGGAGCGGGCTGTTCAGCCTGGCAGCAACTCGCTTAGGGGCCATTGTCACATCGATCGACTTTGATCCTCAGAGTGTGGCCTGTGCCGAGGAACTGAGACGCCGATATGGTTCGGGCAACGGGTGGACGATTCAGCAGGGCTCGGCTCGCGATCAAACGATGATGGCCAGCCTGGGGCAGTTCGACATCGTATACTCCTGGGGTGTACTCCATCACACAGGAGATATGTGGTCAGCCATTGCGATCACGGCACAGGCCACGAGGCCCGGTGGTCACTTCTGCCTGTCTATCTACAACGATCAAGGCGCTGCCAGTGACCGCTGGAAGATTGTTAAACAGCTCTATGTGGCTTCACCTTCGTTCATCAGGCTGTTGATCGTCCTCGCAGTAGTCGTGGCCTACGAATGCTATGCCATTCCCGTGAACCTCTTCCGCAGCCTGATGCTGGTGATCCGCCTCAAGAACCCGCTCCCCATCTGGCAAGCCTGGTTCCAATCGCGGTTCGGCCAGAAAGAGCGCGGGATGTACTACTGGACCGACATGGTCGATTGGGTGGGCGGCTGGCCTTTCGAAGTAGCCAAACCCGAAGAAATCTTCCGGTTTTTGCGAGATCGAGGCTTCACGCTGTTTGAGATGAGGACTGTTGGCGGCCGACTGGGCTGCAATGAGTTTGTCTTCCGCCGCAATGACTAAACCGATCGGATCGCTATCCGCTGGTCAGTTCCGAGGTCACTCCTGAAAATCCGATAGTCGGCGACGGAGTTCCTGTGGCACCAGATGTCCGGCATTGAGATCGTCAAGGTAAGCCGCTGCGTTGGCTGCCAGCTCATCGTCTTCACAGGCACTCACCAGTTTGGTGAATCCACTCTCTTCTTTGAGATAGGCATGTGCCCATGCCGATTCCAACTGCACTTCCATCTCGGGATGCTGATCAGCCAATTCAAAAAGTGCAGGGCGGTAGGACGCACTGATAAATGGAATGGCACTGGCAGCCGCCTTGCCTGCCACACTTCGGCTTTCCAACGGTGCTGCGGCATCCAGCCATTCCGAAAGTCGCTGGATTCCTTCCGGCGAATCATAAGGATGCGTCAGAATCTGATCGGCTCTTGCCAGTTGATTCAGCCAGAACAAACTGGCGATAGCCGCTGTATCCTCTGTCGATTTTGGGGAGAGCAGTTTGACGAGCTTCGGGATAATCGGATCCTGTTCTCTCGGCCACTGAATAAAGCCATCCCAAACCCAGAGATTGCAAAGCCTGGCATCGCCGCTGGCAGCCACAATCGTATCCCAGCCTTCGGATGTCCCAAAGCGGGAAAAGAGCATCAGCAGATAACCCAGCAGGTCATCATCGGAAGGGATCTTCTCAGAGATTTTTTCAAAAATATCGAGCAGGTGGGGCATTGCATGCCGGGCGAGATACATGAAAGCCTGAGTCGTCTCGATCCGCTCGAAAGCGACCAGAAGAGCCCGCACATCACCAAATTCAATCAATTGATCTTTCAGCCATTGTGCCTGCCGCTCCAGCAATGAGACCACTAAGGCTGCATCTGCAATCGTGGTGATTGCCGCTTCCGCAATTTCGGCTGCCGGGAATTCACCGCCATCATCCAGCCATTCATTGCAAAGTGCCTGCCACGTTGGCCTAGACATCATTCCACCCCCGCATCTCTTCCACCCTTCGGGTAATTGTTGAGCCCGTCCGGCTGAATTCTTACTTGAAAACCTGAACAGGACAATCGCGGTTGTGGAGGATACTTGGCATAAGCGAGATCTTGCTGATGGCGAGTGCAGAGCCAGAAGACAGATTGTCTCCCGGAAACGATCTTTCGAACATGTTCACAGTCGTGACATAAACTCTTCAAAATTCAGCAGTCTCCCACTCAGGGCTGGCGAACCCATCGATTTTGAACCGTAATTGGAACCGAACGCCGCATCACGATCTACCGACGGCACAAATTTCCTGCCGAAAAATGACAAACCACTTCCGCCCATGGCTTTTGGCTCGAGTTGTGGCGATGTTCATAATCTTTGTGTAAGGGATGCCCAATTTCCCTGCAAAACTCATATCATTCACGCTCAATTTCATGGATCCGTCAGTCTGGGAGTATCTGTTGACCAGTCAGGAACAATCACCAGATAAAGAACGCATCGCCCTGGCAATTCAACAGCCCTGGGCCGAACTGATTCTTCAGGGGAAGAAAACGATTGAAATCCGCTCGACCATGACGAATCAGCGAGGTCGCTTCTACGTTTATGCATCCCGAAAGCCCTCTCAGCTTCCTTGCGCTCTGGTCGCAGCCGCTGAGCACCATCTTGAAATCGAACAACTCCCGAAAGGGGTGATCCTGGGGACAGTCGAATTGATGGATGCTCGATCAGCTAAGGCGTCTGATGCTCTTGCGGCCTGCGTCCCGCCAGAACTTCTCGTTAACCGGCAAGCCTGGATTCTGCAGAATCCTTTCCGGCTCCCGCAGGAACTGTCACCGCGATTTCTCCCCTATGGCATCTGGTTCTACCCTTTCCAAAGGAAGCCGGCAGCGGGGGACTCACTGCGATAGACTCCGTATCGAACTGATCATGATGTGCACTGAATGACCCCAACAAAGCAAAAAAATCTCGACAGGCTGATTCTCGAAATGAACTCTCCGACCTTCGCTGTCAATACACCCATCGCCTGGCTGAATGGCCAATATCTTCTCGAATCAGCCGCTGCGCTTCCCGTAACGGATCTGGGGGTTGTTGGTGGTCTGGCGGTTTCCGAAATGTCGCGCACCTTTGCCGGTCAGATTTTTCGATTGACTGATCACCTCGAACGACTGCGACAATCTTTGAAATTTGTCGAAATTGCGTTGCCCTGTTCTGAGAGTCAAATTTTCGAGATCTGCACGCGGGTGGTCACCCACAACTTCAAGGTCGTTAACACTCCAGAAGTCATCGATTCGAAAGAGATTCCGCAGGAATTAGGGGTCGTGATCTTCGTCACCGCCGGGCCAAATCCCACCTACACGGGACAGGAGTATGCCAGGCAACATGGCCCGAGTGTAGGTATCCACACCTTCTGCCTGAGGCGACAGGCTTACCACGCGATGTACCGGGATGGGGTCTCCCTCGTCTGCCCGCCAGTTCAAGCCTTACCTGCGGAGATTGTTCCCCGAACCATCAAATCAAGAAGCCGTATGCACTGGCGGATGGGTGAACTTGCTGCGCGAAAAATTGACCCGCACGCCTTCAGTATTCTTGCTGATGACGATGGTTCATTGACCGAAACTGCTGCTGGGAATCTGGTTGTCATTCAAAACAACTGCGCCATCTCCCCACCCGAAGGCCAGGCACTCGAAGGGATCAGCCTGAAGGCGACACTGGAGTTTTGTCAGCGCTCCGGACTTACGGTCGAACGTCGAAAAATCTGGCCTAAAGATCTCATGATGGCTCAGGAGGCATGGCTCACCAGTACTCCCTTCGGGATGGTTCCGGTCACCCGGTTTGATGGGCATACGATCGGCGCAGGACCAAAAGGCCCGTGGTACCAGAAGATTCTCCATCAATGGAGCCAAACCACTGGTTCCGACCTTGCCCTATGGCTTGGCGGTGAGAATACGGCTGGCCTAGAAAATTAAGTTGACTCCAGTTTCTGTTTCCACTTGGCGACCTGCTGGGCGACGGATGCCGTTCCCCCCGAACCTTCACTGCGGAAGCGGCGGACAGCATTCACCACACCCAACGCTTCGAACACATCCTGTTCGACCTGTGGTGCAATCGACTGAAAATCAGCCAGAGGCAACTGCGCCAGCGTGCAGGACTTCGATTCCGCGAGCCTCACGAGCTTGCCCACAGTCTCATGGCCTGTCCGCATGGGGACACCCTTCTGGATCAGATACTCCATGAGCGTCGTTGCATCCAGAAACCCTTCTTCAATGCGGGCCGAGATCGTCTCTTTTTTCAGTTCGGCGTGCTCAACAATAGCAGCAGCCAGTTCGAGACTCGCCTCAACCTGATCGAGGGCATCGAACAAGGCCACCTTGTCTTCCTGCAGATCGCGATTGTACGCCAGGGGCAGGCCCTTAATGAGCACGAGGACATGCTGCAGATCACCGACCACTCGGCCTGCTTTTCCGCGAATCAGCTCCAGTACATCGGGATTTCTCTTTTGAGGCATGATCGATGAACCGGTCGTGTAGGCATTCGGCAATTTGATGAAGCCAAACTCGGTCGTACACCACAGAATCCATTCTTCGGCCCAGTTGCTCAAATGCGTGGCGATCAAAGTGAGATCAAAAACGGTCTCGGCGACAAAGTCGCGATCGCTGGAAACATCCAAACTATTGGCAGCCGGCCGGTCGAATCCCAAGAGTTCGGCTGTTCGCTGACGGTTAATCGGCAACGTTGTACCAGCCAGAGCAGCGGCCCCCAGCGGAGATTCATTGAGGCGCACGCGAGCATCCCGCAGGCGAGTTCGATCACGCTCAAATTTCTCGCACCAGGCACACCAATACTGTGAGGCAAGCACTGGCTGAGCACGCTGCAGATGCGTGTAGCCGGGCAAAATTACCCCCTCATCTCGCTCCGCACGCCCAATAAACGCCCGCTGCAGTTCAACAAGCAATCCATCAAGCCGATCCATCGCGTCTCGTACATAAAGTTTGAGATCGGTTGCCACCTGATCATTGCGACTTCGGCCCGTGTGCAGCTTGCGACCGGTATCTCCCAACCGTTCGATCAAAGCCGACTCGATATGCATGTGGATGTCTTCCAGTTCGATTCGAAAGGGAAATTTCCCTGCGAGAATCGTGGCCAGAATCTCATCGAGTGCGGCGTGAATCTGGTTCTTTTCCTGCTCGCTGATCAGGCCGACTTCCGAGAGCATCTGCGAGTGAGCCTTCGAACCGCGAACATCGACCTCTGCGAGCCGGGCGTCGAAGCTGATCGATTCGGTGAAACGTTCCACGCGAGGATCCGTCTGCCCATCAAATGCACCACCCCAAGCTTTAGCTGCCACGTTCACTTCTTTCGACTGCCAGAATGAGTATTAACAACCCGAGCCTGCTGGCGAACCTTCGGATGGGGTTCGCTGGAAATGACCGATTGGTCAAGTTGATTCACTTCTCAGGTTCATTTGCCATCTTAGCGGGTGGCAAGGCACTTTTCCCCCGGACGACCACAGCACATTCGAAGCTCATTCGCCGACTCAAAGCACTTCAATTCCTGACCCGATGTGGCAAAAAATCAACGGAAAACTGGTTCAATCAGAATTTGTGGCTCCCCAACAGCTGTAAGAATGGGTAATTTAGGTGAAATCTGTTTGACAAACTTCAGAACATCATTTCGTGAGTGGATCTCCACCAAATGTATCATAACCTTCTGTGCTGCATAACTTTGTGCACGACTACACTTCTCTGGGCACAGCTTCCAGCTCAGGAAGTTGCTCCCGAAATCGCTCCTCAACCAGTCGTGGCACCACTCACACCGGCTCCCGTGCTGGTCGCTCCTGTTCTGCCTGACGCGATCTCATCACCACCAGCGTCCATCGCAAATTTACCGGCCATTGCTCCTGAAAATCAGCCAGTAGCCCCTCTTACGAATCAGGTCGGCTCACCATCAAAAGAAATGTCCCCAACGAACATTGTCACGGTGAACTACACACCAGATGGTTCTGCCGTCCATACGTTCGGTGCAGGGACTGCTTCCGCCTGGACAGTCACCATAACTCCAGGATTCCCATCGACTTCTGGATTGTCATCCCTCCCGGGCCGATTTGCTCCGAATATGCTGATGCCCCCAGCACCGGCGGCTCAATCAACACCTGCTGGCAGCGAAAATACTCCGGCGGTTGCCGACCAGAGCTGCCTTAACTGCGATGTGCCTCATGCAGGGGCCGGCGCGCTGACGGGCGTGATTCGAGCCCATCACTACACCGAAGTGTACAATCAGATCCCTTTCAGTCGCTCGGAATACGATGCCAATCCTGCGTATCGCCATGATGCCACCATGGAACTGTTGCTGGGCCAGATCCGGCCAGTCACCTACCAGACAACCAATGTGAACGTCGCCACGGGCGGCTGGAGTCCATGGATCAATTATTACCGAGGTTTCTGGGGTTACCCTTGGGGTTATCAGCCTTTCGGTTACTATGCACCCAGATATCGGACATACGTCCGCTGGTAGACTGCAAAGTGATCGAAGGATCTCGGGATGGCTCTGGATCATCAGAAAGCAAGTACTGCTCCTCCACAAAAAAAAATATCGCCACCCTGTGTGGTGCTGGTGAGTGGTGGGCTGGATTCCGCCACAATTCTTGCCATGGCCAAAGCGCAGGGGTTTTCTCCCTTTGCGATCTCATTTGATTACGGCCAGCGGCACCGCTTTGAATTGGAAGCCGCTGAGAAAGTCTGCCAGGCGCAGGGCGTCGCCCGGCATGTCGTCATTCCCCTCGACATGCGATCGATCGGGGGCTCAGCCCTCACCGCCAATATCGATGTCCCCAAGGACCGCTCGGAAGCCGAATTGACCAGCGGCATTCCCATCACCTACGTTCCCGCCCGAAACACGGTCTTCCTCTCGATTGCCTTAGGCTGGGCCGAAGTGATCGGGGCACAGGATTTGTTTGTAGGTGTGAACGCCGTGGATTACAGCGGCTACCCCGATTGCCGACCGGAATTTGTAGCCGCTTTTGAGAAGCTGGCGAACCTCGCCACCCAAACCGGCGTCGAAGGCCAGCCCTGGAAAATCCATGCACCATTAATTCACCTCACGAAGGCTGAAATCATCCGGCAGGGAGTCGCCCTGGGTGTCGATTACTCTTTAACTCATAGCTGCTATGATCCAACTCCCACAGGACTTTCCTGCGGCCACTGTGACTCCTGTCTGATTCGCAAGAAGGGGTTCCTCGAAGCACATATTCCAGATCCCACCCGTTATGCCGACTGATCTTTCCACTCTTCCTTCTGCTAAAAAAACAGGCCACAGTTCTGCGCGCCTGCGTATTGCCGAAACCTTTCTTTCGGTGCAGGGGGAGGGTGCGCTGACGGGCGTGAGATCGTTTTTTATCCGCACGACGGGCTGCAACCTGCGCTGCTGGTTTTGCGATACTCCGTACACCTCGTGGACAGCCGAAGGAAACTGGCAGACCATTGATGAGTTGCTGGCTCAGGCCACTGCCAGTGGAGCGGAGCACGTCATTCTGACTGGAGGTGAACCACTCCTTCAGCCCGCGATTGTCGAACTTAGCCACGCGCTGAAGGCTGCCGGGCTCCATATCACTGTAGAAACAGCAGGAACGGTCGACCGTCCCGTGATGGCAGACCTGATGTCGATCAGCCCGAAGCTGGCGAATTCGAACCCCACTGCCGCACCCGATTTTCCTGTAAATCCCACTGCGGTGCGGGGAAGCCAAGGCGCGGTCGCCCGCAGACACTCTGAGCTGCGCTGGAACATCGCCACGCTCACACGTCTGACGACTGACTACCCGTATCAGCTCAAATTTGTGATCGATACTCCCGCTGATCTCGATGCACTTTCAGAGGCTCTTACTGAGTTGCCGCACGTTCCGCCGGAACATGTCTGGTTGATGCCCCAGGGGATCACACAGGAAGAACTCGCCTTGCGTGGAGCCTGGCTCAAGCCACTGGCAGAATCGCAAGGCTACAACTTCTGCCCCCGCCTCCACATCGAATGGTTCGGCCACCGCCGCGGCGTGTGATATTTCTCACTCGGTAGAAAAGTGCTCACGAAATGCGTCACGACAAACGAATGACATCATCGAAAAGCCAGAACCCCGAGCAGATAACACAATTCCAATCGTGGTGGAAAAACTCCTTGGGCTTTTCCACAGCCACCAAGGCAACGAGGGCCGCTGAGAGAGCCACAACGGTCAACCGCTTCATGATTGACTCCTCTTGCTCTGCCTAACGATCCGCATCACCGGGCGGCAAGGAAAGGCAGTGCAGTCACAACACGCGCCGCGCGCCGTTCCGGTGCATGCGCTAGTTAGGCGGACTTTTTAGTTTGTAAACACCGGATGGAATCCGCATAACCCAGTCATGGAGACTATTCCAGCGGTAAATAACGATTTCACAGTCATTGTTGGCGTAGATCCAACTGACAAAATCAAATATGTCCTGACGTTTAAATTCTGATCTCAAACTGCCGGTAACCGCAACCAACCTTTCATTCCCCCAGAGGTCGAATGTGTCGGTTAAACTGACAAGCAGATATTCTCTTTCGCACTTTGTCTTTATGCCGAGATAGAAAATGTTTTTCGCTACAAATTCCATTTCCTCTCGAGAAAACTTTTTTGTGGACTCCATGTCAGAGAAAAATGTGTCGAAGTGTGTCTTTCCTACGTCGGTCCATTCATACCAGATGTCCTGTCTATCCGAATCTAACTTCTCGATCCATCCAAGTGCCTTGAGCTTTTCGCCAATTGCCGACATCCGGCCGTAAAATGGATCCACGTTTTTACCCATGTCTTCGCCGTGGCCAATGGCCAAAAAAGAAAAGAGATTCGCAGGGTGGCCCAGATTGACTGTACTCAATCTACTTGGGTGGCAACGCCACAAGAGGTTAACGAGACTGAGATGAGTTCACCAAAAGTTTTTAATCCCTTGGCCGGGTGATCGAGGCTGAAACTCTGCTTTCTGACGGGATGTTCAAGCCAAAGAAGAGCACTGGCAAAGCTGCAATTCATGCAACAATCCGCCTCAGATCCCGAGGAACCTGCAGGGCACTTCTTCCAGCAAATAACTCTTATGCCGCTGGCACACAGGTAGCTCGATGACGAGCAACCTGTGCCACCATGCGTCTTGGACCTAGCCACCGGCGCTGACCCCAAACGCCCGCAGTACGGCATCGCAATACTCATCGACCCGCAGCTCATACTCGCAGTCCCGCACCAACTCGTCCACTACGCCTTCTCCCATTCGTCGGGCATGCGGCCACACCCCGAGCAAATCGTCCTGCTCATCGTCGAACGCGACCAGCCACGCGCCCGCATCCTGCCCGATCTTGGTGAACGCAGCCCGAATGTTGGGCGACGACTCGAATAGGTGGCTCATCCCGGAGGTCGCCGCCGTGCCGCGGAACAACGCAAAGCGGTCGCCGCACCGCAGCGAACTCCACACGCACCCGATAGCCACGCGGCCGGAGACCGGGTCGGACAGCCGGTCGTTCCCGCCGTGTTCAGCGATTCGATCGTCCGGTGCGAACAGGAACGACAGGCAAAGGTCATGGGTTTCGTACTGGCCGCGCCGGGCGACTGCCATCAGCCGCTCGGGAGCTTTGCGGACGGCCGACAACAAGCGGTCGGCATCGTCGGGCACAAGGTGCGAGGCCAGCGATTCGACCAGCCGAATGACGGCTTTCCGTGGGGCGACGATCTCGTAGCTGTAGTCAATGCCCACCGAAGCGCCCTCTGCGACCATACAGGTATTCGACCGCCAAAGTGCGGTAGAATATTGTTTCAGTTTTGCGGTGTGGCATGGACTTGTCAATTTTGATGTGTCAGTTTTTATAGGGCAGGCTCCCGCCTGCCTGTTCAAACCACATTACACTCACGACGCCCAAATCACCGTCACCCGTCACTTTACTCCAAACCATTTGGTTGAACCCCCTCACCAGCCAACCCCGCATCCTCCGCCAAAGGGATCACCTTCCAATCCTTCAGGAAGTAGCAATATCCCGAAGGATGCCAGTGCATATTCACACGGCCACCAATCAACAATCGCTGCCATAACGTCATCTGGCGGGTTCCCCACTTTGGATACCATACACGAAGCAAACGACCTTCCAGCCTCAGGCGATCAACTCCCATGTATCCCGCAATTAGCTTGCATTCATTGGTGGAGCCCGCAGGACAAATGAAAGTCCCATCGTTGAGTCGCAATCGGTATCCGAGCTGCGGATCATCGTCCAACACACCCTGCACAATTACGTTACCACCTTCGCAACCGATAACCATATCACCGCTCTCCGTGCGGGGCAGGAGAGTTCGAT is a window of Planctopirus limnophila DSM 3776 DNA encoding:
- the queC gene encoding 7-cyano-7-deazaguanine synthase QueC, yielding MALDHQKASTAPPQKKISPPCVVLVSGGLDSATILAMAKAQGFSPFAISFDYGQRHRFELEAAEKVCQAQGVARHVVIPLDMRSIGGSALTANIDVPKDRSEAELTSGIPITYVPARNTVFLSIALGWAEVIGAQDLFVGVNAVDYSGYPDCRPEFVAAFEKLANLATQTGVEGQPWKIHAPLIHLTKAEIIRQGVALGVDYSLTHSCYDPTPTGLSCGHCDSCLIRKKGFLEAHIPDPTRYAD
- a CDS encoding 7-carboxy-7-deazaguanine synthase QueE encodes the protein MPTDLSTLPSAKKTGHSSARLRIAETFLSVQGEGALTGVRSFFIRTTGCNLRCWFCDTPYTSWTAEGNWQTIDELLAQATASGAEHVILTGGEPLLQPAIVELSHALKAAGLHITVETAGTVDRPVMADLMSISPKLANSNPTAAPDFPVNPTAVRGSQGAVARRHSELRWNIATLTRLTTDYPYQLKFVIDTPADLDALSEALTELPHVPPEHVWLMPQGITQEELALRGAWLKPLAESQGYNFCPRLHIEWFGHRRGV